The candidate division WOR-3 bacterium genomic sequence TAAATGGATAATGAAAAATTGTTGAAACAGACTGACCCTGAAGTTTTTGAAGCAATTAGAAATGAAACAAATCGTGAGCATTCGACATTAGAATTAATTGCCTCAGAAAATTTTTGTTCGGAAGCAGTCTTATCTGCCTTGGGTTCGGTTCTGACTAATAAGTATGCTGAGGGTCTACCAAAAAAGCGCTATTATGGTGGATGTGAATTTGTTGATGTGGTTGAGACTTTAGCCATTGAGAGAGCCAAACAACTCTTTGGTGCAGAACATGCTAATGTCCAACCTCATTCTGGCACTCAAGCCAATATGTGTGCTTATTTTGCTTTAGCCAATCCCGGTGATACTATCTTTGGTTTGAACTTAACTCACGGTGGTCATCTTTCGCATGGCCATCCGATAAATTTCTCCGGTAAATATTTCAAAGTTTTCCATTATGGTGTAAATCCTGAAACTGAAGTGGTCGATTATGCAGAATTAAGAAAATTGGCATTAGAACATAAACCAAAGATTATTGTCTCAGGTGCCAGTGCCCATCCTCGATTCTTATATTTTGATAAGTTTCAAGAAATTTGTGATGAAGTCGGCGCTTATCAAGTTGCAGATATTGCTCATACTGCTGGTTTAGTTGCTGCTGGTCTTCATCCC encodes the following:
- a CDS encoding serine hydroxymethyltransferase, coding for MDNEKLLKQTDPEVFEAIRNETNREHSTLELIASENFCSEAVLSALGSVLTNKYAEGLPKKRYYGGCEFVDVVETLAIERAKQLFGAEHANVQPHSGTQANMCAYFALANPGDTIFGLNLTHGGHLSHGHPINFSGKYFKVFHYGVNPETEVVDYAELRKLALEHKPKIIVSGASAHPRFLYFDKFQEICDEVGAYQVADIAHTAGLVAAGLHPSPIPYADVVTTTTHKTLRGPRGAIIMCKAKYAEAIDKTTFPGMQGGPLEHVIAAKAVAFKEALTDDFKNYQKQIVANAKTLAEELAKLGYRLVAGGTDTHLMLVDLRSKNITGRDAENALGKANITVNRNTIPYDPQKPFIASGIRLGTPALTTRGMKEPEMRKIAQLIDKVLTNIGNEKIYEQVKSEVKELTDAFPLYAERRKVYDSL